DNA sequence from the Thamnophis elegans isolate rThaEle1 chromosome 4, rThaEle1.pri, whole genome shotgun sequence genome:
ATATTCCCAGTACTCATAGCTTTTGCGGGACACCAGCTTTCCCATCAGCATGACCGGAATCACCTTGGAGGCTTTGGCCAGCACTTGGGTGGGGAAACTAATATACTTGAGAGCTTCATATTGGCACCAGCTGCTGAGAATGTTGGAGAGGGAAGCAAAAGAATACTTGTACATGGGAGCACCATGACGGGGCTGCTTGATCAGAGCACAATAGAGGCCAGCCACAGTACAGGCCAGGATCCGGTTCATGAAGACGAGGAACTGAGAATCTTTGAACTTCTCTCCGGGCTCTGACTCACTTGCTCCGTAGGACCTGGTCATGACACGCTCCTGGAGGACACCCCATGTCAAATAGGAGATCtacaaaggaagagagaagaagggagattaGGAGGGCAGTTATCAGGGAGGAAGTGACACATGGTGACCATCTGACAGTCTGAGGGGAATCTTCTAACTCTTTATCTAGCCAGGGTAATCTAAATGCTTGTAAACACTTTATCAACACTAACTGAAAGCTAATAGTCAGATATGACCATATCCCTTAACCCTTACAAGTAGGACCTAGTctaccaccaccccaaaaatctgacaaagtcaaatggagaTTGTTATGGCACCACCAAAATTTTAATGTTGCAAAAATCAAGTCTAGTTTAACCTCAAAACAGTTGAAAATGTTACTGGTCCTTATATAGCAAAGAAACAAACTGGTCCTGTAGAGAATAGATACAGGGTGTACCAAAAGTTAGGCCTCATAAGCAAATTACCATATactttgttaattttatttaaaatgtgcatgaaaaaaataatttctcctCTGACAAGAGCATGGCAGCTATATTATCAGTGTGTCCTGATTGGAGTGGAAAGAAAAGAGTTGACAATTAGACAactcaagtttttaaaaagttatcaaCACCTAATAGCCTGCTTGTTAGAAAGAGGCAATAAGAAACTGCAGTAATGAAAGGAAACCCAGCAAACTCCTAATAGAAAATTAgggaaactttatttttttaaaatcaatagttTATCAATATGAGCCAAACCATTAGGCTTAAATTAAAAACGATTGAGTGAAATTTTACAGTCTATGCATTTGTGTAAAAGGTGAATTCATGCAACTTTAAAGATTCTAAGTTCTAGATACTGCAAATTTCTACATGTTTTCCTAGCATTTCCTTGACCCAAGAAAAATTTGGTTAGTACACATAATGTTAATTGATTATTTTAACTAGTTTGTAGAATAAACCATAAtgccctgtatgtatgtatgtatgtatgtatgtatgtatgtatgtatgtatgtatatacaaacatacatacatacaaacacacacatttatttcATGCAACATATACCAGTCTTACAAATTATTTTCCTGTAACTGGACTATCCAAATCAATATAAAAAAACTTCTTCCCAACTTCTGTTATTACAAAACTGGTACTTGGCTTTCTCATAAAGGTAAATCTTAATTTAGGGCCGCAATTGGGACTAGAaactttgttgctaagcaagttagTCATCAAATAAGATGtgaccactttgcttagcaaccacaacCCCAGCACTTCTGCCTACCATTGATAAGAGAGAATCATGGTTCATTAAGCAGACCGTCCCAGGAAAGGAGCACAGGATACCTCGGGGTGGGGATGGCCTGATCCAGGCCATGCATGAATTGAGGGTGTGGTGCAAACTCTGGAAGCTTCAGCCATCCTCCCTGTTTCTTTCATTTTGCACAAACTGCAGTCTTCTTGCAAATATACTGCATTCTGTCGTTCATACACTCCACCTTTGTCGCTCACCTTCACTGCACCCTTCTTTACTCCCATACATAGCATGGCCTCCTTCCCTTTGCTCACTCACACTGTGCCCTCGGTGCCTTCTTGGCTCACTCTCTGCAAACTCTCCAGGGGCACTTCCTGAGAACTACTTGTCAGTCTCaaaattgggttttttaaaaccGAGTGATCTAAAGCCTATCTGTTCTTTACCTGTAAGCCAGTTGCACAGAATAGCAGCTTAAAAATCTGACGGGCTGTAGATGACTCTACAGTCTCATTTCGAGGTGCCGAAATGGCATCATCCTGATGCCCTGACTTGGCGTCATTGCCAAAAACACAGGATTTGATTACTGGAAAACAAATTCCACGgcctaagaaagaaaaagaaaaaaagaaaattatctaCAGCAAGCAATTATCTCCATGGCTCAAGATAAAGATTTCCCCTTTCTGGTCCTGTCCAACTCtaagggggcgatgctcatcttcatttcttagctgagggagccagtatTGTCTAAAGACATTTCCATAGTCACATAGGAACATTGTTACTTTAACTGCCAAAgtggcacctatttatctacttgcatttacatactttcaaaccaCTAAGAGGACAAGAGTTGGGAAAAATAATGAGAGCTTACCCCACTGTGTAGTGTTCAGATCTCGAATCCTGGTTGTCATCTTTCCAGCTGgcagctcagcatctttaatcgCTGAGCCATCGTGCCCCCCATTCATTAATGCTAATTACAAGCTTATTCCTACCATTATCCATGTtaatccaattttattttattttctcatgtTACTTGTTCCTGCTAGgatatattttttgtatttctGGCCATACAGAAAAGCAGATTCACATTCCATGTCTCTTATCCATAACATTGCACTCAAGAGTTTGCTAAGCTAATGAAAGACAGGCCCAGAGGATACATTTTATTACAGATATAATTGAACAACAGGAGTGTTTTTTGGGGAAGAACAAGACAGTTGAGTGATTAAAGAAAAGCACTTCAGTAATAGTAttaacaatttttattttaataaacataGTTTTCACTCAAATACCCAAAATTCAAACTGGTTATAAAATCAGAATAGAGCATAATAATAAAATCTTtgaaaaagtattaaaatatgCAACTAAAATTACTGGACAATTAAATTTTCATTGGGCACTAAAGACACAGTACACATTTGGGTGGGACTTTCTTGGGCAGGAATTTAAATGTGTAAGGGGCATCTTAACAGAATGGGGCGGGGCGCGGGGGAATAAAACCAGGTAACCAAAGCTTTACTACTTGTATAATGGGGGTTCCAACTGGctgaattttgcccattttggCAAGCTAGCATTGACATTTTGCACTACCAATCCAATGGGGAAGCTATCCATGCATAGAATCCTGCCACCACATCAATTCTTACCCAGAGACAGTATGTGAACCAGCTGGAGGCAGTAAAAGGTACTTTTATAATATCTACTAAGGTCATCTAGGACAGTGCAGGCTCAAAGGAAACTGTCAAGAGAGAGGCTTGATCTTTGAGAGGACTGAGTACGCTTATGCCTCCTGGGCATGGAAGAGTTTCTGTCTTCCTGCAagtcagtttcagtttattgacCTTATCCTGCCCACTAACAATTCCAAACATCAGTTCAATACGTGGACAGCTTGATACAAGTAGCTGACAAAAAGATAAAAGGAGACACGTTCTATAGGTACTTACCTGTTTCAAGGTAATTCTTCCTCTTAAAATACTGTATGAGCAAGAAACCTGGCACAAGAATGCTTGCATAGCCTGCCGCATTGACCAAAAAACGTAACAGCCAAAAGTCTCCCCAAGAGTCCTGGTGAACAAGGGGTGCACCTTCATCTGCAGCCACCGCATGAAGAACCGTTAGCACAAGAGACAGGCAGAACCTGCTAAGAAGAAAAATGTAGGAATAAGGCCAAGGAAATCCACATATCTCCCTAAGAACAGGAGGGGAGAACATGCAAAATGCTTCTTCATCCACACCCGGCTCCTCTTTTACTAGGCAAAACTAGGAAAgcaattacaggtggtcctcaatttacaacagttcatttagtgg
Encoded proteins:
- the SLC35B2 gene encoding adenosine 3'-phospho 5'-phosphosulfate transporter 1 isoform X2, producing MGRRFCLSLVLTVLHAVAADEGAPLVHQDSWGDFWLLRFLVNAAGYASILVPGFLLIQYFKRKNYLETGRGICFPVIKSCVFGNDAKSGHQDDAISAPRNETVESSTARQIFKLLFCATGLQISYLTWGVLQERVMTRSYGASESEPGEKFKDSQFLVFMNRILACTVAGLYCALIKQPRHGAPMYKYSFASLSNILSSWCQYEALKYISFPTQVLAKASKVIPVMLMGKLVSRKSYEYWEYLTAALISVGVSMFLLSSTQDKHLSSVTTFSGVVLLGGYIAFDSFTSNWQDALFTYKMSSVQMMFGVNVFSCLFTVGSLLEQGALIESINFMARHSEFAAHAVLLSVCSAFGQLFIFYTINQFGAAVFTIIMTLRQAFAILLSCLIYGHAVTVMGGLGVAVVFIALFLRVYARSRMKKRAKKVPVGESAVQKV
- the SLC35B2 gene encoding adenosine 3'-phospho 5'-phosphosulfate transporter 1 isoform X1, giving the protein MGRSRFCLSLVLTVLHAVAADEGAPLVHQDSWGDFWLLRFLVNAAGYASILVPGFLLIQYFKRKNYLETGRGICFPVIKSCVFGNDAKSGHQDDAISAPRNETVESSTARQIFKLLFCATGLQISYLTWGVLQERVMTRSYGASESEPGEKFKDSQFLVFMNRILACTVAGLYCALIKQPRHGAPMYKYSFASLSNILSSWCQYEALKYISFPTQVLAKASKVIPVMLMGKLVSRKSYEYWEYLTAALISVGVSMFLLSSTQDKHLSSVTTFSGVVLLGGYIAFDSFTSNWQDALFTYKMSSVQMMFGVNVFSCLFTVGSLLEQGALIESINFMARHSEFAAHAVLLSVCSAFGQLFIFYTINQFGAAVFTIIMTLRQAFAILLSCLIYGHAVTVMGGLGVAVVFIALFLRVYARSRMKKRAKKVPVGESAVQKV